A part of Ptychodera flava strain L36383 chromosome 11, AS_Pfla_20210202, whole genome shotgun sequence genomic DNA contains:
- the LOC139143242 gene encoding uncharacterized protein: MLAVVWATRHFKHYVFGRHFVIHTDHKPLEAIAKKQICKMPARLQRLILQIQGYNYDIQYVPGQDVPLADCLSRCIDIGQTTFQIPDVDVHVHDISTMKPFIIDRIRELTTSDPVLHSLTKYITNGWPQEKNQCNETAHAYWQHRSELAIHNGVVLKGHRIVIPTMLRQKILQVLHKQHQEKLISDNGPQLTSDEYHEYCQSHEINYSTSAPHHQQANGRAERNIGTVKSMLKKSLQKGEETLREILTTLRDTPITADIPSPFSLTFPGRKIKTNLPFIQYGHQPANDVYKERIEQRAHTYGGGQTNGLPLKTGSSCRFQKTPKSTWQPATIMDHSSDRRYTIQTPEGVQYQRDLIHIKPVHQPNQDTATKETDDNPPEIGSTPEADMTLKTQVPPPGGRPKRQSRLPRKDDDFIVK, encoded by the exons ATGTTAGCTGTCGTCTGGGCaacaaggcatttcaaacactaCGTCTTCGGTAGACATTTTGTCATTCACACTGATCACAAACCGCTAGAAGCCATAGCAAAGAAGCAAATCTGTAAGATGCCAGCCAGACTGCAGAGGCTTATCCTGCAAATACAAGGATACAACTATGACATCCAATACGTACCAGGTCAAGATGTACCACTTGCCGACTGCCTCTCCAGATGCATAGACATTGGACAGACAACATTTCAGATACCTGATGTTGATGTACATGTTCATGATATCTCGACAATGAAACCGTTCATCATTGATCGCATCAGAGAACTTACTACATCTGATCCAGTTCTCCACTCCTTAACCAAGTACATCACCAATGGATGGCCACAAGAGAAAAACCAATGCAATGAAACGGCCCATGCATACTGGCAGCATCGCTCAGAACTAGCTATCCACAATGGTGTAGTATTGAAGGGCCACAGAATCGTCATACCGACAATGTTGAGACAGAAAATACTCCAAGTACTTCACAAACAACACCAAG AAAAACTTATATCAGATAACGGTCCACAACTTACAAGCGATGAATACCATGAGTATTGCCAATCCCATGAGATAAACTACTCTACCAGTGCACCCCATCATCAACAAGCCAATGGGAGGGCAGAGAGAAACATAGGTACAGTCAAAAGCATGCTGAAGAAATCACTTCAGAAGGGTGAGGAAACCTTGAGAGAGATCCTGACAACATTGCGGGATACACCCATCACAGCAGACATCCCATCTCCATTCTCACTGACGTTTCCAGGCAGAAAGATCAAGACAAATCTGCCGTTCATACAATATGGACACCAACCAGCTAATGATGTCTACAAAGAAAGAATTGAGCAGAGAGCACACACATACGGTGGTGGACAAACCAATGGTTTACCACTCAAGACAGGCTCATCATGTAGGTTTCAGAAAACCCCAAAATCAACCTGGCAACCAGCTACAATTATGGACCACTCCTCTGACCGCCGATATACTATACAGACACCTGAAGGAGTCCAGTATCAACGTGACCTAATTCACATTAAGCCCGTACATCAACCAAACCAGGACACAGCGACGAAAGAGACAGATGACAACCCACCAGAAATAGGAAGCACACCCGAAGCAGACATGACTCTGAAAACTCAGGTTCCTCCCCCTGGAGGCCGACCAAAGCGACAAAGCAGACTTCCAAGAAAAGATGA